In Cutaneotrichosporon cavernicola HIS019 DNA, chromosome: 1, one DNA window encodes the following:
- a CDS encoding uncharacterized protein (Nitronate monooxygenase): protein MTITTPITELFGIQHPVLLAGMNVAAGPRLAAAVSNAGGLGVIGGVGYTPKHLRGVIKEIKEGLNSPDLPFGVDLLLPQVGGSARKTNYDYTKGNLDALIDVIIEEKAKLFVCAVGVPPKHVVDKLHKHGILVMNMIGHPKHADKALAVGVDIICAQGGEGGGHTGSIPTSILIPAVVDRVKGKTSPLTGKPIYVVAAGGMADGRGLAAALMWGAQAVWVGTRFVASVEAGAPKKHKELILSADHGDTNTTLIYTGRPLRVRRTDYVKQWEGRQDEIKSLTSQGKLPHEVELSKKPELSLPGRPWKIIDEMVATAEVQIKRGQSFLTGAKL, encoded by the exons ATGACGATCACCACGCCTATCACGGAGCTCT TTGGCATCCAGCACCccgtcctccttgccgGCATGAACGTCGCTGCGGGCCCCAGGCTTGCGGCGGCGGTTTCGAACGCTGGTGGCCTCGGTGTAATTGGCGGCGTTGGCTACAC cccCAAGCACCTCCGCGGCGTCATCAAGGAGATTAAGGAGGGACTCAACAGCCCTGACCTCCCCTTCGgtgtcgacctcctcctcccccagGTCGGCGGCTCGGCACGCAAGACTAACTACGACTACACCAAGGGCAACCTTGACGCTCTCATCGACGTTATcatcgaggagaaggccaagctctTTGTGTGCGCTGTCGGTGTGCCCCCCaagcacgtcgtcgacaagctccaCAAGCAcggcatcctcgtcatGAACATGATCGGCCACCCCAAGCACGCCGACAAGGCGCTCGCTGTCGGTGTCGACATTATCTGCGCACAGGGCGGTGAGGGTGGTGGCCACACTGGCTCGATCCCCACCTCGATCCTCATCCctgccgtcgtcgaccgcgtcaagggcaagaCCTCGCCCCTCACCGGCAAGCCCATCTacgtcgtcgctgccggTGGCATGGCTGacggccgcggcctcgccgccgccctcatGTGGGGCGCCCAGGCCGTCTGGGTCGGCACCCGTTTCGTCGCTTCGGTTGAGGCCGGCGCGCCCAAGAAGCACAAGGAGCTCATTCTTTCCGCCGACCACGGCGACACTAACACCACCCTCATTTACACCGGTCGTCCCCTCCGTGTTCGCCGTACCGACTACGTCAAGCAGTGGGAGGGCCGCCAGGACGAGATCAAGTCTCTCACCTCGCAAGGCAAGCTCCCtcacgaggtcgagctcagCAAGAAGCCCGAGCTCTCTCTTCCCGGTCGCCCATGG AAGatcatcgacgagatggtGGCCACTGCGGAGGTGCAGATCAAGCGCGGACAGAGCTTCCTCACCGGCGCCAAGCTCTAA